From the genome of Bacteroidota bacterium, one region includes:
- a CDS encoding carboxypeptidase regulatory-like domain-containing protein — protein sequence MNVFRNVLVISAFVAASAVAGDVTGKVMFEGAAPKPAALRMDADKVCKVAHKTPQRSEEVVVNDNNTLRNVLVYVKDGLGNRKFPPQAAKVTLDQLGCIYIPHVVGIQTGQELEVTNSDPTLHNVHSLSKENPQFNVAQPKKGMKLTRKFEKPEVFKVKCEVHTWMGAFIGVFNHPFYAVTGNDGSFTLGKVPAGDYTIEAWHEKYGTQTAKVKVDAAGKVTADFKFTAK from the coding sequence ATGAACGTATTCAGGAACGTGCTGGTGATTTCTGCCTTTGTTGCCGCAAGCGCTGTTGCCGGGGATGTGACAGGTAAAGTGATGTTTGAGGGTGCTGCACCAAAACCTGCGGCTCTGCGCATGGACGCAGACAAAGTATGCAAGGTTGCGCACAAAACACCTCAGCGAAGCGAAGAAGTAGTAGTGAACGACAACAACACGCTCAGGAACGTACTCGTCTATGTAAAGGACGGATTGGGCAACAGAAAATTTCCCCCTCAGGCGGCAAAGGTGACCTTGGATCAATTGGGTTGTATTTACATTCCTCACGTCGTTGGAATCCAAACCGGCCAGGAGCTTGAAGTGACGAACAGCGATCCGACTCTGCATAACGTACACTCCCTCTCGAAGGAAAATCCGCAGTTCAATGTTGCCCAGCCCAAGAAGGGAATGAAACTCACGAGAAAATTTGAGAAGCCCGAAGTCTTCAAGGTCAAATGTGAGGTGCATACATGGATGGGCGCATTCATCGGCGTGTTCAATCATCCGTTCTATGCGGTGACGGGCAATGATGGCTCGTTCACGCTGGGCAAGGTACCCGCAGGCGACTATACGATTGAAGCGTGGCACGAAAAATATGGTACACAAACAGCTAAAGTGAAAGTTGATGCCGCAGGAAAAGTGACGGCTGATTTCAAGTTTACAGCAAAATAA
- a CDS encoding cbb3-type cytochrome c oxidase subunit I has product MADETSKHNSQKQAEGVGVGTHADVHHEEHHHEVSFIRKYVFSTDHKVIGIQYGITSLLFLFFGFMLMMVMRWQLAYPGEPIPWIGLLLGADRAPDGIMLPEFYNQLGAMHGTIMVFLGVVPLAVGAFGNYVMPLQIGAIDMAFPKLNMMSYWVYFMGGVTMLVSFFLPGGAANSGWTSYAPLAVIATTGQTVWLIGMIFLITSSLLGSVNFIVTIIQLRTHGLTFMRLPFFVWAQFVTSFLLLLAFPPLEAAGILQLMDRVAGTSFFMPSGLVVSGIALPYTGGGSPLLWQHLFWFLAHPEVYVLILPAMGIVAEIIANNTRKPLWGYKSMVYAAIFLGFMSFVVWAHHMFMTGMGTTISAFFQTTTMIISIPSIIILTAFFLSLWGGSIRFTTPMLFALAFLPMFGIGGLTGLPLGLAPPDIHLHDTYYVIGHFHYVVAPGTLMALFAGIYYWYPKVTGRMMNDMLGKLHFWGSFIFLNGVFMPMFIQGLAGVSRRLYDGGEQYAHAQSVLQWNEVMSVSAWLLGLAQIPFIINFFLSAKKGKKAANNPWDATTLDMAATTSPPLAHGNFERVPDVHRPPYEYSVPGADRDFIPQHERTA; this is encoded by the coding sequence TTGGCTGACGAGACCTCAAAACACAATTCACAGAAGCAAGCTGAAGGTGTCGGGGTAGGTACCCATGCAGATGTTCATCATGAGGAACATCATCATGAGGTGAGTTTCATTCGCAAATACGTGTTTTCCACTGATCACAAAGTCATTGGAATTCAGTACGGGATAACAAGTCTGTTGTTCCTGTTCTTCGGTTTTATGTTAATGATGGTGATGCGCTGGCAGCTCGCGTATCCCGGCGAGCCGATTCCGTGGATCGGGCTGTTGCTCGGTGCTGATCGGGCTCCGGACGGGATTATGCTGCCTGAATTCTATAATCAGCTTGGTGCAATGCACGGAACCATCATGGTGTTCTTGGGGGTTGTGCCGCTTGCCGTCGGTGCTTTCGGTAACTACGTCATGCCGTTGCAAATCGGGGCCATTGACATGGCATTCCCGAAGTTGAATATGATGAGCTACTGGGTGTATTTCATGGGCGGCGTAACGATGTTAGTGAGTTTCTTCCTTCCCGGCGGGGCGGCAAATTCTGGGTGGACCTCCTATGCACCGCTTGCCGTCATCGCAACAACGGGCCAGACGGTATGGCTCATCGGAATGATATTTCTGATCACGTCATCACTGCTTGGTTCGGTGAACTTCATCGTCACGATTATCCAGTTGCGGACGCATGGACTTACGTTTATGCGTTTGCCGTTTTTCGTGTGGGCCCAGTTTGTGACGTCGTTCTTGCTGCTTCTCGCATTTCCTCCGCTTGAGGCAGCAGGGATTCTTCAGTTGATGGATCGGGTTGCGGGAACGAGCTTCTTCATGCCGAGCGGGCTTGTCGTCAGTGGTATTGCGCTGCCGTACACGGGAGGCGGAAGTCCGTTGCTCTGGCAACATCTCTTCTGGTTTCTTGCGCATCCTGAAGTCTATGTGCTCATTCTCCCCGCCATGGGAATTGTTGCTGAGATCATTGCAAACAACACACGCAAGCCGCTTTGGGGATACAAATCGATGGTGTATGCTGCCATCTTTCTCGGCTTCATGTCGTTCGTTGTATGGGCGCATCATATGTTCATGACAGGAATGGGAACAACTATTAGTGCGTTTTTCCAAACGACGACGATGATCATCTCGATCCCATCAATCATCATCCTCACCGCATTTTTCCTGTCTTTATGGGGCGGCTCGATTCGGTTTACAACCCCGATGCTCTTTGCCTTGGCATTCCTTCCCATGTTCGGCATCGGAGGGTTGACGGGCTTGCCGTTGGGATTGGCACCGCCCGACATTCACTTGCACGATACGTACTACGTTATCGGGCATTTTCATTATGTCGTGGCCCCGGGAACGTTGATGGCGTTGTTTGCCGGCATCTACTATTGGTATCCGAAAGTTACGGGAAGAATGATGAATGATATGCTGGGGAAACTCCATTTCTGGGGTTCGTTCATCTTTCTGAATGGCGTGTTCATGCCGATGTTTATTCAGGGACTTGCCGGTGTCTCGCGCCGTCTTTATGATGGTGGCGAACAATATGCTCACGCGCAGAGTGTCCTTCAATGGAACGAAGTCATGTCGGTTTCCGCGTGGCTGCTTGGGCTTGCACAGATTCCCTTCATTATCAATTTCTTCCTGAGCGCGAAGAAGGGAAAGAAGGCTGCCAACAATCCCTGGGATGCGACGACTCTCGACATGGCTGCAACCACCTCGCCGCCATTGGCACACGGCAACTTCGAACGCGTGCCTGATGTGCATCGCCCGCCATACGAGTACAGTGTGCCCGGAGCAGACCGTGACTTCATTCCCCAGCACGAAAGGACGGCGTAA
- a CDS encoding cytochrome c oxidase subunit 3, with the protein MNIPYTSTARPDTGLYNAKLGIWLFLASEVMLFGALFSTYILLRVNAVSWPHGYEILNVPLATLNTVVLISSSVTMVMAWASLMMKKFDKYKMYMGLTILLALVFLVVKYFEYSAKFEHHLYPSTNTFLAIYFTVTALHGLHIVGGVIVNAYLWGPGSKMWKTDPQRFTNRVEIAGLYWHFVDLVWIFLFPVLYLL; encoded by the coding sequence ATGAACATACCCTATACCTCAACCGCCCGTCCGGATACCGGACTTTACAACGCAAAACTCGGCATCTGGCTCTTTCTTGCTTCCGAAGTGATGTTGTTCGGCGCATTGTTCTCTACATACATTTTGTTGCGTGTCAATGCTGTATCGTGGCCTCATGGCTACGAAATCCTCAATGTACCTCTTGCCACGCTGAATACTGTTGTTCTTATTTCATCCAGCGTGACAATGGTAATGGCGTGGGCGTCGTTGATGATGAAGAAGTTCGACAAATACAAGATGTATATGGGTCTGACGATTCTTCTTGCGCTCGTTTTTCTCGTCGTGAAGTACTTCGAGTACAGCGCGAAGTTCGAACACCATTTGTATCCCAGCACGAATACATTTCTTGCCATCTACTTCACCGTGACGGCCCTGCATGGTTTACACATCGTCGGGGGTGTGATCGTGAATGCATACCTCTGGGGTCCCGGCAGCAAAATGTGGAAAACCGATCCCCAGCGATTTACGAATCGTGTAGAGATTGCCGGTTTGTATTGGCATTTCGTTGATTTGGTCTGGATTTTCTTGTTCCCCGTTTTATATCTCTTATAG
- a CDS encoding cytochrome C oxidase subunit IV family protein yields MDTAHADDVKKTVRTYILVFVALMGLTVITVAISYLHLSVAAAITVALIVATVKASLVAMYFMHLVSERKAIYWTLALTAFFFILLMFLPIFSDQDSTRIFH; encoded by the coding sequence ATGGACACGGCTCATGCAGATGATGTAAAGAAAACCGTTCGCACGTACATTCTTGTCTTTGTTGCCTTGATGGGGTTGACTGTCATAACGGTGGCAATCTCGTACCTGCATCTGAGCGTAGCGGCAGCAATCACCGTTGCACTCATCGTTGCAACAGTAAAGGCCTCTCTGGTTGCTATGTACTTCATGCATCTCGTTTCCGAACGGAAAGCCATTTACTGGACGCTGGCCTTAACCGCCTTCTTTTTCATTCTGTTGATGTTCCTCCCAATTTTCTCGGACCAAGACAGCACGAGGATATTCCACTAA
- a CDS encoding cytochrome c oxidase subunit II yields the protein MHDLLGLPIDASSHGHTIDEMIVIIHWLMLVLFVGWGGFFAYSLVRFRRARNPKADYVGVKSHTSSYIEVAVALFEGVLLVGFAIPVWSNVWLNYPDEKEALVVHVVAEQFAWNIHYPGKDGVFGRRDISLVTADNPLGLDRDDPDARDDIATINNMHIPVGKPILVYLTSKDVIHSFALPLLRVKQDAIPGQAIPITFMATMTLDEIRDQLKKNYSLTGGHLPENLSTLVATTDYNAGDGTPILAKGELLNEDAIAKLKEAGISSIEASQDTPVEIACAQLCGLGHYRMRGTLVLNTPEQFEAWLEEEAAYLE from the coding sequence ATGCACGACTTGTTAGGCTTGCCCATCGATGCTTCATCGCACGGACACACGATCGACGAGATGATTGTCATCATTCACTGGCTGATGCTTGTCCTTTTTGTTGGGTGGGGAGGATTCTTTGCATATTCGCTCGTTCGATTCCGCAGAGCAAGAAACCCGAAGGCAGATTATGTCGGGGTGAAGAGTCACACATCAAGCTACATTGAGGTAGCAGTCGCGTTGTTTGAAGGGGTGTTGCTGGTGGGTTTTGCGATTCCGGTGTGGTCGAACGTATGGCTCAACTACCCGGACGAGAAGGAGGCACTTGTGGTTCATGTTGTTGCCGAGCAATTTGCCTGGAACATTCACTATCCGGGGAAAGACGGGGTGTTTGGCAGGCGCGATATCTCACTGGTCACTGCCGACAATCCGTTGGGGTTGGATCGGGACGATCCCGACGCAAGGGATGATATTGCGACTATCAACAACATGCACATCCCCGTCGGGAAGCCTATTCTGGTCTATCTGACGAGCAAAGATGTCATTCACAGTTTTGCGCTGCCTCTGTTGAGGGTGAAACAGGACGCAATTCCGGGCCAGGCCATACCGATCACGTTCATGGCGACAATGACTCTTGATGAGATCCGGGATCAGTTGAAGAAGAATTACTCACTCACAGGGGGGCATCTTCCGGAAAATTTGAGTACATTAGTAGCAACCACTGATTACAATGCAGGCGACGGTACGCCCATCCTCGCAAAAGGCGAACTTCTTAATGAAGACGCTATTGCAAAGTTGAAAGAGGCCGGAATATCGTCCATCGAGGCGTCGCAAGATACGCCTGTCGAGATTGCCTGCGCACAATTGTGCGGACTCGGCCACTATCGCATGCGAGGAACACTGGTGTTGAATACCCCCGAGCAGTTCGAGGCCTGGCTGGAAGAGGAAGCCGCATATCTTGAATAG
- a CDS encoding heme A synthase, with translation MTSHIGLHRFALFTSVSTFLLIIAGGLVTSTDSGLAVPDWPLSYGQLMPPMVGGIFYEHGHRMIATFVGLLTTVLAVWLARKEERKWVVVLGFIALLAVIVQGILGGMTVLYLLPVWISTTHATLAQSFFCLTVILAIVTSPSWKQQERVDHGDTSRTRMLTVLAAAAILVQLILGGIMRHSGSGMAIPDFPLSYTHWLPPTNTDDLASVNEYRLIYYDLPPIELGQIWIHFAHRAWALVVMVVVIANVVHVLRNYKLPLMREPAIIQGLLVLVQFLLGALTVWTGKGVHISTAHVAVGALLLGTSVALAFYSYGLLRGKEKVVQPAYSPSGLRTSREASIA, from the coding sequence ATGACATCACATATCGGGCTTCATAGATTTGCCCTTTTTACTTCTGTATCCACATTTCTGCTCATCATAGCAGGCGGATTGGTAACAAGTACCGATTCGGGCCTTGCGGTTCCCGATTGGCCGCTGTCCTACGGGCAACTCATGCCTCCGATGGTCGGAGGCATTTTCTATGAACACGGCCATCGCATGATAGCAACATTCGTTGGGCTTCTCACCACAGTTCTTGCCGTTTGGTTGGCTCGAAAGGAAGAGAGAAAATGGGTGGTGGTGCTCGGCTTTATCGCGCTGCTTGCCGTAATCGTGCAGGGAATTCTTGGCGGGATGACGGTTCTTTATCTTCTTCCGGTTTGGATTTCAACAACGCACGCAACTCTTGCACAATCTTTCTTCTGCCTCACAGTAATACTTGCCATTGTCACTTCCCCCTCATGGAAACAACAAGAACGCGTTGACCACGGGGATACAAGTCGGACACGCATGCTGACAGTCTTGGCAGCAGCTGCCATTCTTGTTCAACTTATCCTGGGTGGTATCATGCGCCATTCGGGGTCGGGCATGGCAATCCCGGATTTTCCGTTATCCTACACACATTGGCTTCCGCCGACAAACACGGATGATCTCGCCTCTGTAAACGAGTACAGACTCATCTATTACGATCTCCCCCCGATTGAATTGGGACAAATCTGGATTCACTTTGCCCACCGTGCATGGGCGCTTGTTGTTATGGTTGTTGTGATTGCAAATGTGGTTCACGTTTTGAGAAATTACAAGTTGCCGCTAATGAGGGAGCCTGCAATCATTCAGGGTCTGCTCGTTCTTGTTCAATTTCTCCTGGGTGCATTGACAGTCTGGACAGGAAAAGGCGTTCACATTTCGACTGCACATGTTGCCGTAGGAGCATTACTGTTGGGGACAAGTGTAGCTCTCGCATTCTATTCGTACGGGCTGTTGAGAGGTAAAGAGAAGGTCGTTCAGCCGGCGTATTCTCCCTCCGGGCTGCGCACAAGCAGGGAGGCGTCAATAGCATGA
- the cyoE gene encoding heme o synthase, producing the protein MRSNIENNGTIAIERSKVADYITLTKPELTFLSVVTALGGFYLGVAGSLPIGTLLHTLFGTLLVGGGAGALNQYIEREYDAMMRRTENRPLPSGRLSPTEVVLFGSLLSIAGVVELTVFANPLSGFLAIVTLVTYLFLYTPLKRISWVSTIVGGIPGALPPMIGWAAARNEITIEAWILFGILFFWQMPHFFSLAWMYRKDYERAGYPMLTVLDAEGKQTSRQILLFCVGLIPVSLMLTLYGGLGIVYFAGALVTGGVFLYFGIELLKTKSNKAARKMFFASLVYLPVLLAFMVIDRI; encoded by the coding sequence ATGAGATCGAATATCGAGAACAATGGAACAATCGCAATCGAGCGATCGAAGGTTGCCGATTACATCACACTGACGAAACCGGAATTGACATTCCTTTCAGTCGTGACAGCGTTGGGAGGCTTCTATCTCGGAGTTGCCGGTTCCCTTCCGATTGGAACACTGCTGCACACACTGTTCGGGACGTTACTTGTCGGTGGGGGAGCGGGCGCTCTGAATCAGTATATTGAGCGGGAGTATGACGCTATGATGCGGCGGACGGAGAATCGTCCACTCCCGTCCGGAAGGCTGAGCCCGACGGAAGTCGTCCTGTTCGGCAGCCTTCTTTCGATTGCAGGTGTCGTTGAGTTGACGGTTTTTGCAAACCCGCTAAGCGGATTTCTTGCAATTGTTACTCTTGTAACATATCTGTTTCTGTACACGCCCCTGAAACGGATTTCGTGGGTTTCGACAATCGTGGGAGGGATTCCGGGGGCGCTTCCTCCAATGATCGGCTGGGCTGCAGCACGCAATGAAATTACGATTGAAGCGTGGATTCTGTTCGGCATTCTGTTCTTCTGGCAGATGCCGCATTTTTTCTCGCTGGCTTGGATGTACCGCAAGGACTATGAGCGTGCCGGGTACCCGATGCTTACGGTACTGGATGCTGAAGGGAAGCAAACAAGCCGCCAGATTCTTCTGTTCTGTGTCGGCTTGATACCTGTGTCGCTGATGCTCACGCTCTATGGCGGGTTGGGTATCGTTTATTTTGCAGGAGCCTTGGTGACCGGCGGGGTATTTTTGTACTTCGGCATTGAGCTTCTGAAGACAAAATCGAACAAGGCGGCACGAAAGATGTTCTTCGCCTCTCTGGTTTACCTTCCGGTCCTTCTCGCGTTTATGGTGATTGATAGGATCTGA
- a CDS encoding DUF420 domain-containing protein — protein sequence MMALTDLPLVNALLNTTSTVFLVLGYYYIRRRKKTLHKRAMIAALTTSGLFLASYLIYHYNVGSVRFTEQGTVRMIYFAILISHTILAMVVPPLAIVTLVKALRERFDKHKQIARWTLPIWLYVSATGVAIYLMLYQLYPPTG from the coding sequence CTGATGGCGTTAACTGATCTTCCTCTTGTCAATGCGCTTTTGAACACGACCAGTACGGTGTTTCTCGTTCTCGGCTATTACTACATCCGGAGAAGGAAGAAAACGCTGCACAAAAGGGCAATGATTGCCGCGCTCACAACGTCGGGGTTGTTTCTGGCTTCATATCTCATCTACCACTATAATGTCGGTTCGGTCAGATTCACGGAGCAGGGGACTGTAAGAATGATTTATTTCGCCATCCTCATTTCCCATACTATTCTCGCAATGGTGGTTCCGCCGCTTGCGATTGTGACCTTGGTGAAAGCCCTGCGTGAACGATTCGACAAGCACAAACAAATCGCTCGCTGGACCCTTCCGATATGGTTGTATGTCTCAGCCACAGGTGTCGCCATTTATCTCATGCTCTACCAATTGTATCCCCCGACAGGGTGA